A genomic region of Dunckerocampus dactyliophorus isolate RoL2022-P2 chromosome 10, RoL_Ddac_1.1, whole genome shotgun sequence contains the following coding sequences:
- the pip5k1ca gene encoding phosphatidylinositol 4-phosphate 5-kinase type-1 gamma isoform X1 → MEAEGAVGVSEARDGSPLSGATASDDADTVVGVSYGMDAADMDAAARKAFITEMPSSSGLPGQGKKIGHRGVDASGETTYKKTTSSALKGAIQLGIGYTVGNLSSKPERDVLMQDFYVVESIFFPSEGSNLTPAHHFPDFRFKTYAPVAFRYFRELFGIRPDDYLYSLCNEPLIELSNPGASGSVFYLTKDDEFIIKTVMHKEAEFLQKLLPGYYMNLNQNPRTLLPKFFGLYCVQSGGKNIRVVVMNNVLPRVVRMHLKYDLKGSTYKRRASKKEREKARPTFKDLDFMQDLQDGLMLDQDTYNALVKTLQRDCLVLESFKIMDYSLLLGVHNMDQAERERQMEGSQSGSDEKRPLAQQKALYSTAMESIQGGAACGGSIDTEDTMGGIPAVNGKGERLLLYIGIIDILQSYRLIKKLEHTWKALVHDGDTVSVHRPGFYADRFFKFMSSTVFRKSSSLKSSPSKKGRVSLTVPKCGGPGAAWSASQLPSERDEHIYDLRGARSFPTLEDEGRTDLPCTPPSFEEATTASIATTLSSTTSLSIPERSPCDTVEHPRYRRHTQSLSHDGRTQEELRVREEDQQTITVEVELKRRESEPTISILQASSEPSEAQEDEVAVAPCVSSPVLEASPAAVAHPSEAAGDIPFSPKLEAAAAVVVVEPDRSSHMSGSGCTSQASVDDDDDVPVTDIYFFPDGRTWVVSPLRQRGKWLSSWPPPEDRTWVYSPLHYGSESKALPDGNWERET, encoded by the exons ATGGAAGCCGAGGGAGCGGTCGGGGTGTCGGAGGCCAGGGACGGGAGTCCTCTATCCGGGGCCACAGCATCCGATGATGCTGATACGGTCGTTGGGGTTAGCTATGGAATGGACGCCGCAGACATGG ATGCTGCAGCGAGGAAAGCCTTCATCACTGAG ATGCCATCCTCCTCAGGTCTTCCAGGTCAAGGAAAGAAGATTGGCCACAGAGGGGTGGATGCATCCGGAGAAACGACTTACAAGAAG ACAACATCCTCCGCCCTGAAGGGAGCCATCCAGCTGGGCATCGGCTACACAGTGGGCAACCTGAGCTCCAAGCCTGAGAGAGACGTGTTGATGCAGGACTTCTACGTGGTGGAGAGCATCTTTTTCCCCAG CGAAGGGAGCAACCTCACTCCAGCCCATCACTTCCCAGACTTCCGCTTTAAAACATATGCTCCCGTGGCATTCCGCTACTTCAGAGAGCTGTTTGGCATCAGGCCAGATGACTACCTG TACTCCCTATGTAACGAGCCGCTCATCGAGCTGTCCAACCCTGGCGCGAGCGGTTCTGTCTTCTATCTCACAAAGGATGACGAGTTCATCATCAAGACAGTTATGCACAAGGAGGCGGAATTCTTACAGAAGCTGCTGCCGGGCTACTACATG AACTTGAATCAGAACCCTCGCACTTTGCTGCCCAAGTTTTTTGGTCTCTACTGCGTCCAGTCTGGGGGCAAGAACATCCGTGTGGTGGTGATGAACAACGTCCTGCCCCGCGTTGTGCGCATGCACCTCAAATACGACCTGAAAGGTTCCACCTACAAGAGGCGAGCGTCCAAGAAGGAAAGAGAGAAGGCCAGGCCCACATTTAAAGACCTTGACTTTATGCAGGACTTGCAGGATGGACTGATGCTTGACCAGGACACATACAATGCGCTGGTCAAGACCCTGCAGAGAGACTGCCTG GTGCTGGAAAGCTTCAAGATCATGGACTACAGCCTATTGCTGGGAGTTCACAACATGGACCAGGCAGAGAGGGAGAGACAGATGGAAGGCTCCCAAAGCGGCAGCGATGAGAAAAGGCCCCTGGCCCAGCAGAAGGCATTGTACTCGACCGCCATGGAGTCCATCCAGGGCGGGGCCGCCTGCGGAGGGTCTATTGACACTGAAGACAC gatGGGCGGGATCCCTGCTGTGAATGGGAAAGGAGAAAGGCTTCTCCTCTACATTGGCATCATTGACATCTTACAGTCCTACAG ATTAATCAAGAAACTGGAGCATACATGGAAGGCTTTGGTACATGATGGg GATACGGTCTCAGTCCACCGGCCTGGTTTCTATGCTGACAGGTTCTTTAAGTTCATGAGCAGCACCGTTTTCAGGAAGAGCTCCT CTTTGAAATCGTCTCCATCTAAGAAGGGTCGTGTCTCTCTGACGGTTCCAAAGTGCGGTGGCCCTGGTGCGGCTTGGTCTGCCAGCCAGCTTCCATCCGAGAGAGACGAGCACATCTACGACCTGAGAGGCGCTCGCAGCTTCCCAACCCTGGAAGATGAAG GGCGAACCGATCTTCCATGTACACCTCCGTCGTTCGAAGAGGCCACCACGGCATCCATTGCCACCACCCTCTCCTCCACCACCTCTCTGTCCATCCCTGAAAGATCTCCCTGCGACACAGTCGAGCACCCACGCTACAG GAGGCACACCCAGTCTCTCAGCCATGATGGAAG GACCCAGGAGGAGCTGCGTGTGCGTGAAGAGGACCAGCAGACCATCACAGTGGAGGTGGAGTTAAAGAGACGCGAGAGTGAGCCCACCATTTCCATTCTGCAGGCTTCATCTGAACCCAG TGAGGCTCAAGAGGATGAGGTTGCTGTAGCACCTTGTGTCTCTTCTCCAGTCCTCGAGGCCTCGCCCGCTGCTGTTGCTCATCCATCCGAAGCAGCTGGGGACATTCCATTCAGTCCCAAACTGGAGGCAGCAGCGGCAGTGGTGGTAGTGGAACCAGACAGGTCCAGCCACATGTCAGGCTCAGGGTGCACCAGTCAGGCTTCGGTGGATGACGACGACGACGTGCCAGTCACCGACATCTATTTT TTTCCTGATGGAAGGACTTGGGTGGTCTCCCCTCTCCGACAGAGGGGCAAATGGCTGTCCAGCTGGCCA cctccagAGGACAGGACCTGGGTGTACTCTCCGCTACACTATGGCTCAGAGTCTAAGGCCCTGCCAGATGGGAATTGGGAAAGAGAGACA TAA
- the pip5k1ca gene encoding phosphatidylinositol 4-phosphate 5-kinase type-1 gamma isoform X3 has product MEAEGAVGVSEARDGSPLSGATASDDADTVVGVSYGMDAADMDAAARKAFITEMPSSSGLPGQGKKIGHRGVDASGETTYKKTTSSALKGAIQLGIGYTVGNLSSKPERDVLMQDFYVVESIFFPSEGSNLTPAHHFPDFRFKTYAPVAFRYFRELFGIRPDDYLYSLCNEPLIELSNPGASGSVFYLTKDDEFIIKTVMHKEAEFLQKLLPGYYMNLNQNPRTLLPKFFGLYCVQSGGKNIRVVVMNNVLPRVVRMHLKYDLKGSTYKRRASKKEREKARPTFKDLDFMQDLQDGLMLDQDTYNALVKTLQRDCLVLESFKIMDYSLLLGVHNMDQAERERQMEGSQSGSDEKRPLAQQKALYSTAMESIQGGAACGGSIDTEDTMGGIPAVNGKGERLLLYIGIIDILQSYRLIKKLEHTWKALVHDGDTVSVHRPGFYADRFFKFMSSTVFRKSSSLKSSPSKKGRVSLTVPKCGGPGAAWSASQLPSERDEHIYDLRGARSFPTLEDEGRTDLPCTPPSFEEATTASIATTLSSTTSLSIPERSPCDTVEHPRYRRHTQSLSHDGRTQEELRVREEDQQTITVEVELKRRESEPTISILQASSEPSEAQEDEVAVAPCVSSPVLEASPAAVAHPSEAAGDIPFSPKLEAAAAVVVVEPDRSSHMSGSGCTSQASVDDDDDVPVTDIYF; this is encoded by the exons ATGGAAGCCGAGGGAGCGGTCGGGGTGTCGGAGGCCAGGGACGGGAGTCCTCTATCCGGGGCCACAGCATCCGATGATGCTGATACGGTCGTTGGGGTTAGCTATGGAATGGACGCCGCAGACATGG ATGCTGCAGCGAGGAAAGCCTTCATCACTGAG ATGCCATCCTCCTCAGGTCTTCCAGGTCAAGGAAAGAAGATTGGCCACAGAGGGGTGGATGCATCCGGAGAAACGACTTACAAGAAG ACAACATCCTCCGCCCTGAAGGGAGCCATCCAGCTGGGCATCGGCTACACAGTGGGCAACCTGAGCTCCAAGCCTGAGAGAGACGTGTTGATGCAGGACTTCTACGTGGTGGAGAGCATCTTTTTCCCCAG CGAAGGGAGCAACCTCACTCCAGCCCATCACTTCCCAGACTTCCGCTTTAAAACATATGCTCCCGTGGCATTCCGCTACTTCAGAGAGCTGTTTGGCATCAGGCCAGATGACTACCTG TACTCCCTATGTAACGAGCCGCTCATCGAGCTGTCCAACCCTGGCGCGAGCGGTTCTGTCTTCTATCTCACAAAGGATGACGAGTTCATCATCAAGACAGTTATGCACAAGGAGGCGGAATTCTTACAGAAGCTGCTGCCGGGCTACTACATG AACTTGAATCAGAACCCTCGCACTTTGCTGCCCAAGTTTTTTGGTCTCTACTGCGTCCAGTCTGGGGGCAAGAACATCCGTGTGGTGGTGATGAACAACGTCCTGCCCCGCGTTGTGCGCATGCACCTCAAATACGACCTGAAAGGTTCCACCTACAAGAGGCGAGCGTCCAAGAAGGAAAGAGAGAAGGCCAGGCCCACATTTAAAGACCTTGACTTTATGCAGGACTTGCAGGATGGACTGATGCTTGACCAGGACACATACAATGCGCTGGTCAAGACCCTGCAGAGAGACTGCCTG GTGCTGGAAAGCTTCAAGATCATGGACTACAGCCTATTGCTGGGAGTTCACAACATGGACCAGGCAGAGAGGGAGAGACAGATGGAAGGCTCCCAAAGCGGCAGCGATGAGAAAAGGCCCCTGGCCCAGCAGAAGGCATTGTACTCGACCGCCATGGAGTCCATCCAGGGCGGGGCCGCCTGCGGAGGGTCTATTGACACTGAAGACAC gatGGGCGGGATCCCTGCTGTGAATGGGAAAGGAGAAAGGCTTCTCCTCTACATTGGCATCATTGACATCTTACAGTCCTACAG ATTAATCAAGAAACTGGAGCATACATGGAAGGCTTTGGTACATGATGGg GATACGGTCTCAGTCCACCGGCCTGGTTTCTATGCTGACAGGTTCTTTAAGTTCATGAGCAGCACCGTTTTCAGGAAGAGCTCCT CTTTGAAATCGTCTCCATCTAAGAAGGGTCGTGTCTCTCTGACGGTTCCAAAGTGCGGTGGCCCTGGTGCGGCTTGGTCTGCCAGCCAGCTTCCATCCGAGAGAGACGAGCACATCTACGACCTGAGAGGCGCTCGCAGCTTCCCAACCCTGGAAGATGAAG GGCGAACCGATCTTCCATGTACACCTCCGTCGTTCGAAGAGGCCACCACGGCATCCATTGCCACCACCCTCTCCTCCACCACCTCTCTGTCCATCCCTGAAAGATCTCCCTGCGACACAGTCGAGCACCCACGCTACAG GAGGCACACCCAGTCTCTCAGCCATGATGGAAG GACCCAGGAGGAGCTGCGTGTGCGTGAAGAGGACCAGCAGACCATCACAGTGGAGGTGGAGTTAAAGAGACGCGAGAGTGAGCCCACCATTTCCATTCTGCAGGCTTCATCTGAACCCAG TGAGGCTCAAGAGGATGAGGTTGCTGTAGCACCTTGTGTCTCTTCTCCAGTCCTCGAGGCCTCGCCCGCTGCTGTTGCTCATCCATCCGAAGCAGCTGGGGACATTCCATTCAGTCCCAAACTGGAGGCAGCAGCGGCAGTGGTGGTAGTGGAACCAGACAGGTCCAGCCACATGTCAGGCTCAGGGTGCACCAGTCAGGCTTCGGTGGATGACGACGACGACGTGCCAGTCACCGACATCTATTTT TAA
- the pip5k1ca gene encoding phosphatidylinositol 4-phosphate 5-kinase type-1 gamma isoform X2 produces MEAEGAVGVSEARDGSPLSGATASDDADTVVGVSYGMDAADMDAAARKAFITEMPSSSGLPGQGKKIGHRGVDASGETTYKKTTSSALKGAIQLGIGYTVGNLSSKPERDVLMQDFYVVESIFFPSEGSNLTPAHHFPDFRFKTYAPVAFRYFRELFGIRPDDYLYSLCNEPLIELSNPGASGSVFYLTKDDEFIIKTVMHKEAEFLQKLLPGYYMNLNQNPRTLLPKFFGLYCVQSGGKNIRVVVMNNVLPRVVRMHLKYDLKGSTYKRRASKKEREKARPTFKDLDFMQDLQDGLMLDQDTYNALVKTLQRDCLVLESFKIMDYSLLLGVHNMDQAERERQMEGSQSGSDEKRPLAQQKALYSTAMESIQGGAACGGSIDTEDTMGGIPAVNGKGERLLLYIGIIDILQSYRLIKKLEHTWKALVHDGDTVSVHRPGFYADRFFKFMSSTVFRKSSSLKSSPSKKGRVSLTVPKCGGPGAAWSASQLPSERDEHIYDLRGARSFPTLEDEGRTDLPCTPPSFEEATTASIATTLSSTTSLSIPERSPCDTVEHPRYRRHTQSLSHDGRTQEELRVREEDQQTITVEVELKRRESEPTISILQASSEPSEAQEDEVAVAPCVSSPVLEASPAAVAHPSEAAGDIPFSPKLEAAAAVVVVEPDRSSHMSGSGCTSQASVDDDDDVPVTDIYFPPEDRTWVYSPLHYGSESKALPDGNWERET; encoded by the exons ATGGAAGCCGAGGGAGCGGTCGGGGTGTCGGAGGCCAGGGACGGGAGTCCTCTATCCGGGGCCACAGCATCCGATGATGCTGATACGGTCGTTGGGGTTAGCTATGGAATGGACGCCGCAGACATGG ATGCTGCAGCGAGGAAAGCCTTCATCACTGAG ATGCCATCCTCCTCAGGTCTTCCAGGTCAAGGAAAGAAGATTGGCCACAGAGGGGTGGATGCATCCGGAGAAACGACTTACAAGAAG ACAACATCCTCCGCCCTGAAGGGAGCCATCCAGCTGGGCATCGGCTACACAGTGGGCAACCTGAGCTCCAAGCCTGAGAGAGACGTGTTGATGCAGGACTTCTACGTGGTGGAGAGCATCTTTTTCCCCAG CGAAGGGAGCAACCTCACTCCAGCCCATCACTTCCCAGACTTCCGCTTTAAAACATATGCTCCCGTGGCATTCCGCTACTTCAGAGAGCTGTTTGGCATCAGGCCAGATGACTACCTG TACTCCCTATGTAACGAGCCGCTCATCGAGCTGTCCAACCCTGGCGCGAGCGGTTCTGTCTTCTATCTCACAAAGGATGACGAGTTCATCATCAAGACAGTTATGCACAAGGAGGCGGAATTCTTACAGAAGCTGCTGCCGGGCTACTACATG AACTTGAATCAGAACCCTCGCACTTTGCTGCCCAAGTTTTTTGGTCTCTACTGCGTCCAGTCTGGGGGCAAGAACATCCGTGTGGTGGTGATGAACAACGTCCTGCCCCGCGTTGTGCGCATGCACCTCAAATACGACCTGAAAGGTTCCACCTACAAGAGGCGAGCGTCCAAGAAGGAAAGAGAGAAGGCCAGGCCCACATTTAAAGACCTTGACTTTATGCAGGACTTGCAGGATGGACTGATGCTTGACCAGGACACATACAATGCGCTGGTCAAGACCCTGCAGAGAGACTGCCTG GTGCTGGAAAGCTTCAAGATCATGGACTACAGCCTATTGCTGGGAGTTCACAACATGGACCAGGCAGAGAGGGAGAGACAGATGGAAGGCTCCCAAAGCGGCAGCGATGAGAAAAGGCCCCTGGCCCAGCAGAAGGCATTGTACTCGACCGCCATGGAGTCCATCCAGGGCGGGGCCGCCTGCGGAGGGTCTATTGACACTGAAGACAC gatGGGCGGGATCCCTGCTGTGAATGGGAAAGGAGAAAGGCTTCTCCTCTACATTGGCATCATTGACATCTTACAGTCCTACAG ATTAATCAAGAAACTGGAGCATACATGGAAGGCTTTGGTACATGATGGg GATACGGTCTCAGTCCACCGGCCTGGTTTCTATGCTGACAGGTTCTTTAAGTTCATGAGCAGCACCGTTTTCAGGAAGAGCTCCT CTTTGAAATCGTCTCCATCTAAGAAGGGTCGTGTCTCTCTGACGGTTCCAAAGTGCGGTGGCCCTGGTGCGGCTTGGTCTGCCAGCCAGCTTCCATCCGAGAGAGACGAGCACATCTACGACCTGAGAGGCGCTCGCAGCTTCCCAACCCTGGAAGATGAAG GGCGAACCGATCTTCCATGTACACCTCCGTCGTTCGAAGAGGCCACCACGGCATCCATTGCCACCACCCTCTCCTCCACCACCTCTCTGTCCATCCCTGAAAGATCTCCCTGCGACACAGTCGAGCACCCACGCTACAG GAGGCACACCCAGTCTCTCAGCCATGATGGAAG GACCCAGGAGGAGCTGCGTGTGCGTGAAGAGGACCAGCAGACCATCACAGTGGAGGTGGAGTTAAAGAGACGCGAGAGTGAGCCCACCATTTCCATTCTGCAGGCTTCATCTGAACCCAG TGAGGCTCAAGAGGATGAGGTTGCTGTAGCACCTTGTGTCTCTTCTCCAGTCCTCGAGGCCTCGCCCGCTGCTGTTGCTCATCCATCCGAAGCAGCTGGGGACATTCCATTCAGTCCCAAACTGGAGGCAGCAGCGGCAGTGGTGGTAGTGGAACCAGACAGGTCCAGCCACATGTCAGGCTCAGGGTGCACCAGTCAGGCTTCGGTGGATGACGACGACGACGTGCCAGTCACCGACATCTATTTT cctccagAGGACAGGACCTGGGTGTACTCTCCGCTACACTATGGCTCAGAGTCTAAGGCCCTGCCAGATGGGAATTGGGAAAGAGAGACA TAA
- the gpx4a gene encoding glutathione peroxidase 4a isoform X1 translates to MRPVCLMITFAAVATSGVMLAMALYFVLASTGTPTEDWRLATSIYDFSATDIDGNLVSLEKYRGNVVIITNVASKUGKTPVNYSQFAEMHAKYAERGLRILAFPSNQFANQEPGTDAQIKQFAQSYNARFDMFSKIDVNGDNAHPLWKWMKEQPNGRGFMGNGIKWNFTKFLINKEGQVVKRYGPMDDPSVVEQDLPPYLNA, encoded by the exons ATGAGGCCAGTATGTTTAATGATAACATTTGCAGCTGTGGCCACCAGTGGAGTGATGCTGGCGATGGCACTGTACTTTGTTTTGGCCTCTACG GGCACCCCGACAGAGGACTGGCGTTTGGCCACATCTATTTATGACTTCTCAGCCACAGACATCGACGGCAACTTGGTCTCCCTAGAAAAATACAG GGGCAATGTTGTCATCATCACCAACGTGGCCTCTAAATGAGGCAAAACCCCCGTAAACTACTCTCAGTTTGCTGAAATGCACGCCAAGTATGCTGAGAGAGGTTTACGCATCCTTGCCTTCCCTTCCAACCAGTTTGCCAACCAG gagccTGGCACTGATGCTCAGATCAAGCAGTTTGCGCAGTCGTACAACGCTCGCTTTGACATGTTCAGCAAGATCGACGTCAACGGAGACAACGCTCACCCGCTGTGGAAGTGGATGAAGGAGCAGCCCAATGGCAGAGGCTTCATGGGAAA TGGCATCAAGTGGAATTTCACAAAG tttttgatCAACAAAGAAGGTCAGGTGGTGAAGAGATATGGACCCATGGATGATCCAAGT GTGGTGGAGCAGGATCTTCCTCCATATCTGAACGCCTAA
- the gpx4a gene encoding glutathione peroxidase 4a isoform X2 has product MRLIGSTVLFTVLLQALGTPTEDWRLATSIYDFSATDIDGNLVSLEKYRGNVVIITNVASKUGKTPVNYSQFAEMHAKYAERGLRILAFPSNQFANQEPGTDAQIKQFAQSYNARFDMFSKIDVNGDNAHPLWKWMKEQPNGRGFMGNGIKWNFTKFLINKEGQVVKRYGPMDDPSVVEQDLPPYLNA; this is encoded by the exons ATGCGTCTCATAGGGTCCACTGTCCTGTTCACTGTCCTCCTCCAGGCTTTG GGCACCCCGACAGAGGACTGGCGTTTGGCCACATCTATTTATGACTTCTCAGCCACAGACATCGACGGCAACTTGGTCTCCCTAGAAAAATACAG GGGCAATGTTGTCATCATCACCAACGTGGCCTCTAAATGAGGCAAAACCCCCGTAAACTACTCTCAGTTTGCTGAAATGCACGCCAAGTATGCTGAGAGAGGTTTACGCATCCTTGCCTTCCCTTCCAACCAGTTTGCCAACCAG gagccTGGCACTGATGCTCAGATCAAGCAGTTTGCGCAGTCGTACAACGCTCGCTTTGACATGTTCAGCAAGATCGACGTCAACGGAGACAACGCTCACCCGCTGTGGAAGTGGATGAAGGAGCAGCCCAATGGCAGAGGCTTCATGGGAAA TGGCATCAAGTGGAATTTCACAAAG tttttgatCAACAAAGAAGGTCAGGTGGTGAAGAGATATGGACCCATGGATGATCCAAGT GTGGTGGAGCAGGATCTTCCTCCATATCTGAACGCCTAA